In the genome of Spodoptera frugiperda isolate SF20-4 chromosome 1, AGI-APGP_CSIRO_Sfru_2.0, whole genome shotgun sequence, the window CTAGCATGTTGTCCACCAGTTGTGATACCTGCTGCACGTTACTGTTCATTTCTTTTAGCAGCTTAACAGCTTGAGGCAGGTCAGGCTGCTCTACTTCCTCTGAAGCCTGTAATCATGATACACTTAAATTAGAGTCAACTTCTGCCTTGATTAAAGCAAAgttatacttaattttaaaacgaaatacgatgaaatattttaacaaaaactttgttttaatttaatgactAATCACATGGTTTAACTAAACTTCAAAACAATCACCTGAACCATAATGCTGTGTAGTTAACCTCTCTTAAATGCAACTTCTCCTGCAGAATGTGTAGTACAATAATTTAGAAGGTATGCCACTTAATATTTGTCCACAGATGCACTTTTAGCAATAATAAAATCCCATAATTAGTCACTGAAAACCAATCAACTGTGCGTGTGACGCGCGGCGGGCGCTATTCACTAGGTATTCGTTTGCGTTTGATAGATTGATAAATGACATAGATACATTGCATAGATCACAAATGCGGTTCTCTGTTTATAATCTATGGTTTAGGAACCAGTGTTGCTAGATTATTACTTTGGATGAAAAGAAGAATAGAGTTGGTGCAATTGCAACTGTAATGGTGCTCCCatacagcagttatataacgttatacaacattgtgtaacatttataacagcatgtaacatactctacaaccactgttataatttgtttaaacacaaatgttattgttacacattgttgtataacgttatataaccgctgtgtgggagcaccaaaACCAATTATTGTCGAGATTTTGAGTAAAATAATATGGGCAGGATTTATAATTTCGAAAACAATGAGAATCCGGAAACATGCATGCAGGCAACGCAACATTTAGAGTGGTGTGGCTTGTGGCTGTTTTGTAAATTCGTACAAAACTTAACGGTAACACAACccttaaataacataatacttaagtttagttttgaatatgtatatttatttataacggtGATGACCGTAGACTGCAGATCATACAATACAAGGAATATAACGATAAAGGATATATTgatacaatacaaaattgtcGTCACTGAACGCAGCTATATCTAATGTCATTATTGACATTATGACTTTTTTGACAGAAAAACTGGGGAGAAGTGGCAGATAGATAAATGGTAAACGCGACGAAACAAGCTATTGTAGaatgattataatttattttaattttatctaaataatatttgttacaatatGCTATCGGTGCGTATCCATtaaatttcattatatttttattttgcttctATTGAACCGAAATCTAATTTACTGTCTTTTGTAGGTTCTTTTATATTGCTTTTTATTAAGCAGCTTCGTTAACTTCAGTAATGGATTCTATGTACCGGGGGTGGCTCCGGTGGAATTCAAAAAAGGCCAAAGGATTGAAGTTAAGGCTGTCAAAATGACTAGTATACACACACAACTTCCATACGAATATTACTCTTTACCTTTGTGTTTACCCAAGAATGGAACATTTGTATATAAATCAGAAAACTTAGGCGAAGTATTACGTGGAGACCGCATAGTAAACACTCCGTATGAAGTCCATATGGCTGAGAACATAAAATGTCGACTTCTGTGCCATCagaaaaataatccaataaacTGGAGTGTTGAGGAATCCGAAAAAGTTGCAGGTCGTATTGAACAcgaatattttgtacatttgtgAGTATACAATGTTAATATGTGATATTATTTTACAGTAACTGAACACTATAAAAGTAAACATGTAAGGTTACAAGCTGTGGtcattgtgattatttttgactCATTGgcttatgtttaattattatataaattatcttTTAGGCTTGTTGATAATTTACCAGTAGCTACAAGAATTACAAACAGTGACACCTCGGAGAGAAATATAGAGCAAGGATATCGTCTGGGCTTCATGTCTAAAGGCAAAGCATACATCAACAACCATTTGAAGCTTTTACTCAAATATCATAAACATAGCCAGTAAGTACAGTTTATTTACAATTGTGTTTTTTAGTGTTTTTCAGTAATGAGAAATCAGTAAATTATTACCAATAAGTAGAACTCAGGAATAATTCTCTTAATAGCAATGTAGATATATGTTTTATCACACTCAAAGGCAATgtcaatgcatttattttaataagttttccCTATGTGTGTGAACGTAAtatggtagatgactaatttttatctGTCGGTcttgttcattattttaaaatattagacacatattttcttacagaaataaatactttcgaagatatgtctatttgaaatattgtgtgatgtcacttctagctACATTGTATAAATAGAAATGATGTTTGTGCTCCttatcctaaactttgattagttttatttaaatattgttattgtatatgacataaaatattatgtttctaatatttttccattacctaactgagaaattaattagatttttaatttacataccctgtcatcatccctattattatcTGTACCAATTGCATCATTGTGATTTTTCAGAGATTCTTACCGAGTGGTTGGCTTCGAAGTGGAAACAGTTTCAGTGGACAAGGATGAACTGACATTTGCTGATGATTCATGCCAGTTCCCATCAGACCCCAGACCACAGCTGGTCAATGAAGACACGGGCACTAAGTTATATTTCACATACTCAGTTGAGTGGGGAGAGTCTGAAATAAGCTGGGCATCGAGATGGGATATCTATTTAGGCATGAAAGATGTACAAATACATTGGTTTTCCATTATAAATTCTATTGTGGTGTTGTCCTTTTTATcaggtaattaatttattttctagaagCAAACAATAGCTAGGTAggtattcaataatattatcaataattGTGTTACGTAGTTCAGCTGTTCTAAGTattgcattattatttactaaacacTAGACTAAGAAAATTGTTAGTAAAATTGTATATAATAGTATTCCTTAATAATTTACAGGTATTTTGACAATGATTATGGTGCGCACATTAAGAAGAGACATAGCTCGTTATAATTCAGATGAGAGTATTGATGATATGATGGAAGAAACTGGTTGGAAGTTGGTTCATGGTGATGTGTTCCGTCCACCACCAAAGAGAATGTTATTTGCTGCTGTCATCGGCAGTGGCATACAAGTGTTTCTTATGACCCTCATCACAATATGTAAGTTCATCTTATTTTAAATCACTTGGCATTGTGAACTAGCATGGTTTGAGTACTTAATTGAGTTTCATATTGAGTTCGATAAGATAAGATAACAAGTTTGATAAAACAATTTTGGAATTAATCTCTAAATGTTAATCAATTAAAGCTATGTAGTGTTATAAAGCTATTTCGTTTGTTAATCAATAAACATATTGTAATCAATAAACTTATTGTTAAAACAgcaatcattaaaattttaattaaactactCAGAACTGAAACATATGTGGGAATAATGacaatgttaataaaaatatgtgtattttgctttacaaagtaattaataagttaGCTTTTTAACTAATATCTTTGTGTTTTTCAGTCATTGCTATGCTTGGCATGTTGTCACCGGCGAGCCGCGGTGCGCTAATGACTGCCGCCATATTTCTCTATGTGTTCATGGGCCTCATTGCGGGCTATTACTCGGCACGATTATACAATACTATGAAGGGAAAACAATGGCAGCAGGCTGCGTTCCTAACAGCGACTCTGTACCCAGCTATTGTGTTCGGAACATGcttctttttaaacttttttattatgggTAAACATTCCAGTGGCGCAGTTCCATTTTCGACCATGATGGCTTTATTATGTCTTTGGTTCTGCATATCATTGCCATTAGTGTATTTGGGATATTACTTTGGATGTCGAAAACAACCATTCCAACATCCAGTTCGAACTAATTTCATTCCAAGGAAAGTCCCAGAACAAGTTTGGTacatgaacatttttatttggtaaGACCTTTTACTTTACttcctaaaatataatattgttgatTGTAGTTGCGATGTTGCAAAAATATCGTAGGGGATTAAATTATACTATATTatgttgcaaaaaaataaactgtatgATTGGTTGACTGATAGGTTTTCTGATTTTTACAAATTTGGAGCCAGAGAGTAAtggattaaaataatctaatcgttgtttataataagttattttaattttaataataatgtaattttatattttataaaaaaaatgtcatttgTTTCAGCATTTTGATGGCCGGTATTTTACCATTTGGAGCAGTATCCATTGAACTGTTCTTTATTTTCAACGCACTGTGGGAGAACcagttttattacttatttggaTTCTTATTCCTCGTATTTTGTATACTTGCGGTGTCTGTATCACAAATATCAATTGTTATGGTGTACTTTCAACTGTGTGGAGAGGTAATCACAACTATTATtccctattatttttatattgaaaaactTTTTTCGTAATTTCTTACGTTTTCTTTTGTATTCAGGATTACCATTGGTGGTGGAAGAGTTTCGTCGTGTCCGGAGGATCtgctgtttatattttaatatactcgatattttactttttcacaAAATTGGAAATCACAGAGTTCATACCAACATTGCTTTATATTGGCTACACAGGTAACTTGAAGTctatttaatgttttctttttatttagtcATTATGAAAAGTAAAACACATCCAGCTCAAAACTATTATTACCCTTTAAGGACAACAGAcagatgatttatttattttcatcagtTGACCATTTCTTTGTttctataaaattgttatttttcagGTCTTATGGTGTTAACATTTTGGCTTCTCACTGGCACCATCGGATTCTTCGCAGCATACACTTTTATTAGGAAAATTTATGCTGCAGTAAAAattgactaattttatttaacactaactgtaattcttattttaagtttgaGTGATGAATGAAGTGAACAAAAATCCTTTGCTGATTTGTATTGAGCATATGATTTGTGTAAATAGGAATGTAGttaaaattgcattttaaaaagtaatgttaTCTGATTATAATAAgattcattttgtattattttgaatttaagatgcatatttataaaaacgtaGAAATCAAACACTGCCTGCTTTGTTCATGAGCATTAGTTAGCTAATTCCAGTTCTATCATTTGATATTTGTCCCACATGTGTCCATAATGTCGTATAGTTTCAATTACCTTTCATTATATTTGAAACACGCATAATGGCTATTAAATCTCCTTAAACTGTTGAAGTACCTAATTTCCcaaaatatgaaagtttatgaaaaaaatgtgttttcgttcttaaataagaatatacaatacaatacaatatacctGCCTAAATATTAATCGCGTCTCTTATAGTTTTAGTGGTTACCAACGAACCGTCGTACAAGCATCTATcggataaaaaaaataacttggtATACCGGTAGGTAGCACCCGGTAAAAGCCATTAAAGAACTACAGTGCCAACGTATAGACATCTGTACTTGGATGTCCATGCTTTCGTCTACGCAGTACGCATACACATCGGCTTGCTCTATTATACCTTTATTCCTACGTTACATCTACTGATTTGGAAATCCCTTCTCCGAcgacttatttttttcttgtaatctGTTGTGATTGCCTGGTTGCTCGAATGGCAGCGCGACTGCCGAGCAGGGCTCTTTGGTTCGATTTCCGTACAAATTGTTACCTAATAAGCCCCCGAAAGTAGCGCTAGAAgaggaaaatattgaaaatatgcacctctgcctataaGTATCTTTACCTGTTCAAAGGTGTTACGTACATGTACAACAGATGTGGTGCTGGTGCGTAGATCTCCGAAGTTAAGTAAGGTAGGAAATTATTCAGTTCTACCGAATATGAGATGTGTATTCGCTGGCTGAGAGCtctactataaatattttttctcctGATGTATGCACGTTTAAACCTTAATAACATTTCGGAACTATTTGTTGGTCATACTAAACTTACAACGCCCTGCTTGTGGGAATCTGATCTGTGACACGTTGCGCTCAATCTAAACTTAGATTTTTGAGGTAATGGTATAACAATTATGTCCCTAGTATTTTTTTGGATTTACGAGGGGCATCGGTGGAAGGAGCTGCGCAACTCTAATACAATCTATATGTGAAATATGCAGACTGGTTGGCTCGCAATCGCAACTAAAGGTACTTTTCATTGCACTTATTTACGAAAAATATTGCTATTCTAGAAAATACCTCATACCCATCTCGTCTCCATTTTGGTGGTGTTTTTTctgattagaaaatatttttcttattggACATATATTGGGATTAAAAAACTAGGTTTCAAGCCATTCTTATTAGACAGCTTTGATGAAGTGTCACTATTAGTGTCAAGTTGGCCATACGCCGCCACAAGCATGTCAAAATTACCGGATAAACGAAATGTCATTAGGCgcattgataaaataaatatttatttttacaatttaaacgTAGTATTTTCTacgtaattaataataagtttctaaatttctacgtacaaaatgGAAACCAAAGTAGCAATAGTAACTGGCGGCAACCGAGGAATAGGATTCGAAATAGTGAAAGGGCTGTGCCAAAAGTTTGATGGTGTTGTGTATCTTACGGCAAGAAATGAAGAGAGAGGGCAACAAGCCGTAAAGAAATTAGAAGAGTTAGGCCTAAAACCGTTGTTTCACATACTGGATGTCACATGCGAGAAAAGCATCGAAGATTTGGCTAAACATATTTCTACACATCACTCTGGCATTGATGTTTTGGTAAACAACGCTGGTATTCTAGACTTCGACAAAGCTATCTCTTCATATGAAGATGCGAAGAAGCTCATCGATACGAACTTTATGAGTTTACTGACTATATCAAGAATACTCTACCCTCTTCTTACAAATACCGCccgaataataaatattagcagTGACTGGGGCTTACTGTCCAATATTCGCAAACAAGTATGGCTAGACAGACTGGTTAAAGATGATCTTACTGTTGAACAAATCCTAGAGTTTGTGAATGAGTTTTTGAATGCAGCCAAAATGGGAAAAACTGCATTCTTTTCCATAGCGGGCAAGTATGGAGATTATAAAGTGTCAAAAGTGGCTATGTCTGCATTAACTTTTGTTCAGCAAAGACAATTCCGTGAAGAGGGTAAAGACGTTTCTATAAACTGCGTCCACCCTGGATTTGTGATGACTGATATGACCAAAGGCATGGGTGACTTTACCCCAGAACGAGGTGCAAGAGCTCCGTTATACTTGGCACTGGAAGCGCCTCAGTCACTAAAAGGATCATTCATATGGCATGACTGTCATCATGTTAACTGGGATGACTAAGGATGTAATGGCTTTTAAATTGTTAGTGTTACAACCATGTTACTCCTGTGATATCAGTGTCACATGcactttaaactaaaatacatcatttctttttaataagcATGTTTTCATTTGTTACTTAGTATTTATGGTATATATCTATATTTTCCTAAATGGAGGTTGTGAATCATTTACGTACATAACAGCTTAAATTTTGTTCAATGAAATTCTTAAAACcctttgatttttatatgactCATCATAATTTGTGAAATGATGGTGTTGTAAACTTATTTCTtagagaaaattataaaaaaattcagACAGCAATTGTTTTTTCTTGTTCACCATCATATTATTCAttggatttattattttgttttacaatccTTTCATTGAACTGTAATTATGGCAATATAACAAGTACCCTCATTAGAATGATCACAAAACTGGCATTCTACTTTTGAATTTccatttttatgggatagaaGAATGGGGGAGGGTGTAGAAGCAGAActgaccacctgatggtaagtaatccgCCCAAGAGCACCTTTTTGAGGGGTAGGGTGGACTGGGCGAGTAAAAATACATCAAGTACTGTTTCACCATTcgggttttctatgaggccatgACACTATGTTTGAGCCGAcgtattcgtgccgaagcatatcTCTTCCACGTACGATTCTCGACAACTTtactaaaataagtacctacgttataataaagaattattatttactagcggacccgacagacgttgtcctgtctacacgtctttaatttgaaaatttgtcggatccaatgtaaaacattaaaaatcaacaactactaataaatttaaaaaaacatagtccagcggacaaaattgtgaatctaaaccattctcagatccccttgaacacacacaaaaaaattcatcaaaatcggtccagtcgtttaagagaagttcagtgacatacacacttacaaaagaattatatatataaagactagcggacccgacagacgttgtcctgtctacctacacgtctttaatttgaaaatttgtcggatccactgtaaaacattccaaaatcaacaactactaataaatttaaaaaaatattgtaggtacagcgtacaaaattgtgaatctaaaccattctcagatccccttgaatacacacaaaaaaatcatcaaaatcggtccagtcgtttaagagaagtttcgtgacatacacacttacaaaagaattatatatataaagattatcaATTCTACCCCCTTCTCAATATAATCTACCGTATAAAGTTCGATAAGAGttaatacctacctatctatagCAATCTTAATCTCGAAGTATAAATTACTTGGCATGTAGGTAATtacaagatattattttgttttgtgggtGTGGGTACTTGTGTAAATTCTAATAAGTCCAAAAACAATGTTAATAGTTATGTAAGATCATTGGGGTACCTacttgtaaacaattttatgataaCCTTTGACTGCACAGTGCTTTGCttatctatactatctatactaatattataaagctgaagagtttgtttgattgtttgtttgtttgtttgtttgaacgcgctaatctccggaactactggtccgatttgaataattctttttgtgttggatagtccatttatcgaggaaggctataggctataaaacatcacgctataactattaggagcgaagaaataaaggaaagtgtggacaaaacgggggaaattattaattcttgagggcttccgttgcgtgcgctgcaaaaatggttcaagatacgaaaattatatgtatgaaagaattattcctcttaaaatgatctaaaaaaaagtccgcgacagtatatgtctatcttttaggattaacttactagaatcgtttttatagTAATCAAAcagggtcgaaattaatgcattatttgttaagagtaatataacgaaaaaatattaatctttatcgaaataaatgtgttgttcattaagagtatttaattgtgaacaaaattgtctttgacatcactaaacttcaataaacatcttagaagatattacaattttaaaataactccgatataaaattcgcccgcgccgcatgatgtgcgaaacacgacgctgccaggaggagaggcattgtttgcgaacgacgcggagcctggtgtaactatactcaaaaaaattatagtcttactaacgaagtaaaacattttttgattattgaccatcgaaagcctttgtttacagcgtagaatgacaaaaaagcggtttaccacacgcccacattttattgtggctgtctaacaaagtacaaccagattctacgtatagtgcaataatatcggctgaaacatttgacaaacaaaaaaatccaattcttcaatttattgtcataaaaatatgatagggtataaaaatatggtccttaaggatttcataaccttgcgtcaccatgtatgaaagaaaacatttgttctagaaagtactctttcttttttttgggggggggggggaaatcatccgttggctactcctgccttgggtgaagcgagaaggagtgtaaaaatcaccccgttcttattTGAGCCggggtaatcttttacgttgccTGCAGcgccggatcgggcatcagccctattgcgTCCCATCTGTAGTGTAGTGTaggcctggctctttgaggtgcgcacagaacgcgacgcacggtacgcacgggtctggttttgatcgggcgacgagctactcttactcgccgtccgcagacccgcgcttacggtggccggggatcgtcacgcgatcctcgacgcccggagtgtcttctgcggcggctggggcgtgatgaggatcgttccctaacgcgctccgcctcctccttagctaggataactgcttcgcagaagggggagacggcggCCCtatccccctcgctccgcaccttggcctgaactagagccggacgtgggaggttaccgtcgccattcacatccctaaggacatggcgatgctcagcacatgcaatgcacaccgccactgtatgccgcccggaagatatggtggaccatatcttccgggcggtcctcgcaatgacgacacccaga includes:
- the LOC118273184 gene encoding transmembrane 9 superfamily member 4: MLSVLLYCFLLSSFVNFSNGFYVPGVAPVEFKKGQRIEVKAVKMTSIHTQLPYEYYSLPLCLPKNGTFVYKSENLGEVLRGDRIVNTPYEVHMAENIKCRLLCHQKNNPINWSVEESEKVAGRIEHEYFVHLLVDNLPVATRITNSDTSERNIEQGYRLGFMSKGKAYINNHLKLLLKYHKHSQDSYRVVGFEVETVSVDKDELTFADDSCQFPSDPRPQLVNEDTGTKLYFTYSVEWGESEISWASRWDIYLGMKDVQIHWFSIINSIVVLSFLSGILTMIMVRTLRRDIARYNSDESIDDMMEETGWKLVHGDVFRPPPKRMLFAAVIGSGIQVFLMTLITIFIAMLGMLSPASRGALMTAAIFLYVFMGLIAGYYSARLYNTMKGKQWQQAAFLTATLYPAIVFGTCFFLNFFIMGKHSSGAVPFSTMMALLCLWFCISLPLVYLGYYFGCRKQPFQHPVRTNFIPRKVPEQVWYMNIFICILMAGILPFGAVSIELFFIFNALWENQFYYLFGFLFLVFCILAVSVSQISIVMVYFQLCGEDYHWWWKSFVVSGGSAVYILIYSIFYFFTKLEITEFIPTLLYIGYTGLMVLTFWLLTGTIGFFAAYTFIRKIYAAVKID
- the LOC118273523 gene encoding carbonyl reductase [NADPH] 1-like, producing the protein METKVAIVTGGNRGIGFEIVKGLCQKFDGVVYLTARNEERGQQAVKKLEELGLKPLFHILDVTCEKSIEDLAKHISTHHSGIDVLVNNAGILDFDKAISSYEDAKKLIDTNFMSLLTISRILYPLLTNTARIINISSDWGLLSNIRKQVWLDRLVKDDLTVEQILEFVNEFLNAAKMGKTAFFSIAGKYGDYKVSKVAMSALTFVQQRQFREEGKDVSINCVHPGFVMTDMTKGMGDFTPERGARAPLYLALEAPQSLKGSFIWHDCHHVNWDD